One part of the Drosophila kikkawai strain 14028-0561.14 chromosome 4, DkikHiC1v2, whole genome shotgun sequence genome encodes these proteins:
- the LOC108077210 gene encoding uncharacterized protein isoform X3, translating to METTKTIQDKFSTIQQQRIGKNVETPGSKRVLASVTYYGFADFTTIVGDSVIVFSPSTMQSSLHFGHVTSIKGKPTLNPETDFLLNAVPKATSTQKISVETSVNNISSEEDEHKVGDISVEGVPGKFSLGEGASSTFSLSESAASTFSLGESVTSLFSLEDGIAGTFSLKEGVSSILSTHDIIAEMPTEILSTQTESKFIPSDSKSDKIFNQINRGATTVFLDDDPFTNFLELKTDEISNSSVEITRKEMLETITNTVVYNDSIIDLPINKSSQDNSNDSSCDHSHLTSQVFLTQMSKSSSIQVGVDTNPIFGFDIVETTKYYCIQAAKTDEAVNEVSSDTVVLIDTSTESTHEELMSTELIDDLDETTARNFGDYDVTTEAEGDDDYDGNSEEIDLIYKTLYTTYTYLTTFFEGSQSTVSSHTEIITNIISSTLELEETKLESIENTLKEQDINSLSLATKYTIPLDIVKVLNSETEITKQSITNLNINDIRYTKTLLTTYTYYTSIFANNDTEIMSRTEVITNFVTDNNTLSSIESNSTHNNSSVDLVDPQIVEEDQIESSSFIKKTPLDDQVSSESNDNDEIMPSATLLLQTSYTTFTFYTTMYVGDDTNIISRLETVTNVATETLPPTKLLSVEDPSFPITYFTTFTYWTKLAKDGEITTLSREETLFNVIQPTNNRTEILSPYEVSIEKTESDSIIPSSSTSTDITTYYTTYTYYTTSYEANSTIIASSLETVTNVVTSSLSTSAEIEPSFSVTPSEEQIILSTRSPNVILYDYKHIIDADEISTLYFTTEVVSSMNIEGSNIEVTSSTSRLHVDEAKKSILSTPDDGHFGSSSSKLYKTGLVRLIEGKRIQNNTTTLYESKVIGTIIDNRYAQIIESTSSFLYEKVKTDEVIAPTSVQNLLNEAETRTIESTNSLLGSVDQDVTKGDLPQRPFAPVIRPFASRNRPTYAPKQKTLSPSSATIITRSDITPTITATPALKSSSGGRYSSSRRGIISNAPINPSESNLSQTSRRLFGRPSKSLSNSIDQSINQASLQPSRNRFASSSRSNPIASSSRRPNISFRSSIAPGFRASGINNNPKLRVKPTSLESTVTIQAQSKKVSSSDQITSDDEGNITEEISGDDEEQQQTKRNQNPLLRFRRPINRPSGFSPITKQSSGVSPGVSLRKNPLLSARTKSSPTTSTTTSTSTPRPKSRNFQRPAGLQIRSRPQNSLFPPRGLFQSQKEIDTLEPKSNEGLTDNDSEYDDSSEDDEDGNHQIVQTQKRSTKLRVRRQVDPLSRSRFRFRRQNVTAISPNLKEEEDLDESTIIPRGKTSSRFGSRFHTPDTTTAIINHKSIRPTRPTSKRPQFTLREKDVPTSKGTPTGRSNFRRQPTSGNTSLRRTNTNTGTSNNRRLKSYGNFGNNKNTVDNGRSSITTSRSRNTNTNNALSRGRGGSRGRNRNDYSPDLPAIDQETQPITVTHFLPAEVMIPVINGHVTEYKNIVTAKTSIEVVALNQLTQFAGSNGLTSLYLNREESSINNAGITEHTKYLLHESITSTIIFTPTTIRGRKTSFSHILPSTAYSVEYVVTTVQPQISANAPLANILLSQLLLGNLNLPGHAIIQQPSAIPAIVPTSVEPVTEYRTHTSSYVTTIFDGKSTILPVTFQGKKILTTVYDTSAEIITATEYSVETIINTAPIIQSQMQQQSVQQVNNLLLQQLLLQQQQQEAQAISKTLSPQIFLSNNLQDLDDATRTILNEDFADLSIQTEAEQSSKSQRKKSRKSAGGHNRRHKQSHNMELLEQQEPVQQSVVTLYISGRRPGEFSTVLSTVNGYDHSASLHKRQAYLSIHVTNANQFHPEKTQLSRDPIEIIPNEDSSTELTRRTTSLESIVGDVDRWLSQSTRQSMVPENKTTKNPGCINNTSTTIS from the coding sequence GAAACCACCAAAACAATTCAAGATAAATTTTCAACAATTCAACAACAGCGTATtggaaaaaatgtggaaactccTGGTTCAAAACGTGTATTGGCCAGTGTAACTTATTACGGATTCGCAGATTTTACAACAATCGTTGGGGACAGTGTCATTGTCTTTTCACCGAGTACCATGCAAAGCAGCTTACATTTTGGACACGTAACGTCAATTAAAGGCAAGCCCACGTTAAACCCAGAAACAGATTTTTTGTTGAACGCTGTACCGAAAGCGACTTCAACTCAAAAGATTTCTGTAGAAACTAGTGTTAACAATATATCATCAGAAGAAGATGAACATAAAGTTGGTGATATTTCTGTTGAAGGTGTACCTGGTAAGTTTTCTCTAGGTGAAGGTGCATCTAGCACATTTTCCTTATCAGAAAGTGCAGCTAGTACATTTTCCTTAGGAGAGAGCGTAACtagtttattttctttagaaGACGGTATAGCTGGCACATTTTCTCTAAAAGAAGGTGTATCTAGTATACTATCAACTCATGACATAATCGCTGAGATGCCAACTGAAATATTAAGCACACAAACCGAATCAAAATTTATTCCCAGCGATTCTAAGTCagacaaaatatttaatcagATAAACAGAGGTGCTACAACCGTTTTTCTTGATGATGATCCCTTCACGAACTTTCTAGAACTTAAAACTGATGAAATCTCAAATTCGAGTGTTGAAATAACGAGAAAAGAAATGCTTGAAACTATTACCAATACAGTTGTGTACAACGATAGTATAATTGATTTACCAATTAATAAATCAAGCCAAGATAATAGCAATGATTCATCGTGTGATCACAGTCATTTAACATCCCAAGTATTTCTTACTCAAATGTCTAAGTCATCATCAATCCAAGTTGGTGTTGATACCAATCCAATTTTCGGCTTTGATATTGTTGAAACCACGAAATACTATTGTATTCAAGCTGCCAAGACAGACGAAGCTGTTAATGAGGTCAGCAGTGATACTGTCGTTTTAATAGATACATCTACAGAATCTACACATGAAGAATTAATGTCCACAGAGTTAATTGATGATCTAGATGAGACCACAGCTAGAAATTTTGGGGATTATGATGTTACGACCGAGGCGGAGGGTGATGATGATTATGATGGTAATTCAGAGGagattgatttgatttataaaaCTCTATACACAACCTATACATATCTGACGACATTTTTTGAGGGCTCACAGTCAACTGTATCTAGCCATactgaaataataacaaatataatttcctCAACACTCGAATTGGAGGAAACTAAGCTGGAGTCGATTGAGAATACACTTAAAGAGCAAGATATTAACAGCTTATCTTTGGCTACCAAGTATACAATACCTTTAGATAttgtaaaagttttaaattcgGAAACTGAAATAACTAAACAGTCAATAACTAATCTTAATATTAATGATATTAGATATACCAAAACTCTGCTTACAACCTATACCTATTATACATCCATATTTGCAAATAATGATACGGAAATAATGTCTAGAACGGAAGTGATTACAAATTTTGTAACTGATAATAATACTTTAAGTTCAATCGAATCAAATAGTACTCATAATAACAGTTCAGTAGATCTTGTAGATCCCCAAATTGTTGAGGAAGATCAAATAGAATCAAGCAGTTTTATTAAGAAAACACCCCTGGACGACCAGGTTAGCTCTGAGAGTAATGATAATGATGAAATTATGCCATCGGCTACGTTGCTTCTACAAACTAGCTATACCACATTTACTTTCTATACCACCATGTATGTGGGCGATGATACAAACATTATAAGTCGCTTGGAGACTGTCACAAATGTGGCTACCGAAACCTTGCCACCTACGAAACTTTTGAGTGTTGAAGATCCTTCCTTTCCCATAACCTATTTTACAACATTTACTTATTGGACAAAGTTGGCAAAAGATGGTGAGATTACAACATTAAGTCGGGAAGAGACATTATTTAATGTTATACAACCCACGAATAATAGGACTGAAATATTATCACCCTATGAAGTTTCAATTGAAAAAACCGAATCAGATAGTAtaattcctagctctagcacCTCCACTGACATCACCACTTATTATACTACTTATACCTATTATACAACTTCCTATGAGGCCAATTCTACAATTATAGCTTCAAGCTTGGAGACAGTTACCAATGTGGTAACTTCTTCCCTTTCAACTTCGGCAGAAATTGAACCCAGCTTTTCCGTAACTCCCAGCGAAGAGCAAATAATACTTTCTACTAGAAGTCCCAATGTTATTTTGTATGACTATAAACATATAATAGATGCTGATGAAATAAGCACTTTGTATTTTACCACCGAAGTTGTATCTTCAATGAACATTGAAGGTTCTAATATTGAAGTCACAAGCAGCACTTCCCGATTACACGTCGATGAAGCTAAAAAGTCAATTTTAAGCACACCGGATGATGGACATTTTGGTTCTAGTAGCTCAAAGTTGTACAAAACTGGATTGGTTCGGCTTATCGAGGGTAAACGtattcaaaataatacaacaacATTATATGAATCAAAGGTTATTGGAACCATCATAGATAATCGATATGCGCAGATCATCGAGAGCACATCCAGTTTTCTTTATGAAAAGGTTAAGACTGATGAAGTGATAGCACCAACAAGTGTTCAAAATTTACTTAATGAAGCGGAAACACGCACAATTGAATCAACAAATTCTTTACTAGGAAGTGTAGATCAGGATGTTACTAAAGGAGACTTACCGCAACGTCCATTCGCACCGGTGATTCGACCATTTGCCTCACGAAATCGACCTACTTATGCCCCAAAACAGAAAACACTTAGCCCAAGTAGTGCCACCATAATAACCAGATCGGACATTACACCAACAATTACGGCTACGCCTGCTTTAAAGTCATCTTCTGGCGGTAGATATAGCTCTTCTCGACGTGGCATTATTTCTAATGCGCCTATAAATCCTAGCGAATCTAACTTGTCTCAAACTTCAAGGCGCCTATTCGGTCGTCCATCAAAATCTTTGAGTAATTCCATTGATCAATCTATAAACCAGGCTTCTCTTCAACCATCTCGAAACCGTTTTGCTTCATCTTCACGTTCCAATCCTATTGCTTCAAGTTCCCGTCGCCCAAACATATCTTTTCGTTCATCGATAGCGCCAGGATTTCGGGCTTCTGGTATAAATAATAACCCCAAGTTACGAGTTAAGCCAACTAGCTTGGAATCAACTGTGACCATACAGGCACAATCGAAAAAGGTCTCGAGCTCCGACCAGATTACTAGCGATGATGAAGGAAATATAACGGAGGAAATAAGCGGTGACGATGAAGAGCAACAGCAAACGAAACGCAATCAAAATCCATTGCTTCGGTTTCGGCGCCCAATAAATAGGCCCAGTGGCTTTAGcccaataacaaaacaaagttCTGGCGTTTCCCCTGGAGTTTCGTTAAGAAAGAATCCACTTTTATCGGCACGAACTAAATCTTCTCCCACAACAAGCACTACAACATCCACATCAACGCCAAGGCCCAAATCTCGTAACTTTCAACGTCCCGCTGGTCTCCAGATTAGATCAAGACCCCAAAATAGCCTATTTCCACCCCGAGGTCTTTTCCAGTCACAAAAAGAAATAGATACTCTAGAACCTAAGTCAAATGAAGGTTTAACTGATAATGATTCCGAATACGATGATTCTTCGGAAGACGATGAAGATGGTAATCATCAGATAGTTCAGACCCAAAAAAGATCAACTAAACTCAGAGTTCGACGTCAAGTAGATCCCCTAAGTAGAAGTCGCTTTCGTTTTCGTCGCCAGAACGTCACTGCGATAAGTCCAAAtctaaaagaagaagaagaccTTGACGAAAGTACAATCATTCCAAGAGGTAAGACGAGTTCCAGATTTGGTTCTAGATTTCATACGCCAGATACAACTACAGCAATTATAAATCACAAGTCCATACGTCCCACTCGACCGACTTCAAAGCGTCCTCAGTTTACGTTGAGAGAGAAGGATGTTCCCACTTCCAAAGGAACACCAACAGGACGTAGCAATTTTCGTCGTCAGCCTACCAGTGGAAACACATCATTAAGAcgtacaaatacaaatacaggAACTTCAAATAATCGAAGACTTAAAAGTTATGGAAACTTTGGAAATAATAAGAACACTGTTGACAATGGGCGATCATCTATAACTACTTCCCGTTCCCGTAATACCAATACGAATAACGCATTGAGCAGAGGCAGAGGAGGAAGTCGAGGACGCAATCGTAATGACTATTCTCCGGATTTACCAGCCATTGATCAAGAGACTCAACCCATAACAGTTACTCATTTTCTACCAGCCGAAGTGATGATACCAGTGATCAATGGACACGTCACtgagtataaaaatatagttacTGCCAAAACCAGCATCGAAGTTGTTGCTCTGAATCAATTAACCCAATTTGCAGGTTCGAATGGATTGacttctttatatttaaatcgtGAAGAATCCAGTATAAATAATGCTGGCATTACAGAGCATACAAAGTATTTGCTACATGAATCTATAACAAGTACGATTATATTTACACCAACTACTATTCGTGGCAGAAAGACGTCATTTTCGCATATTTTACCATCTACTGCGTATTCCGTAGAGTATGTAGTAACGACTGTACAGCCACAAATCTCAGCAAATGCTCCACTTGCTAATATACTATTGTCCCAATTACTTTTGGGTAACCTCAACCTACCAGGTCATGCCATAATACAACAACCAAGTGCAATACCAGCTATAGTACCCACATCTGTTGAACCCGTAACCGAATATCGAACTCACACCTCCAGCTATGTAACAACGATTTTCGATGGTAAATCCACAATACTTCCAGTGACGTTTCAAGGCAAAAAGATACTAACAACGGTTTATGATACATCAGCGGAGATAATAACGGCAACGGAATATAGCGTTGAAACAATAATTAATACTGCTCCGATTATTCAAAGCCAAATGCAACAACAGTCTGTTCAGcaagtaaataatttattattacagCAATTACttctacaacaacaacagcaggaaGCTCAAGCCATATCTAAGACTTTGTCGCCTCAGATATTTCTAAGTAATAACCTACAAGACTTGGATGATGCAACGCGAACCATATTAAATGAAGATTTTGCTGATTTATCAATCCAAACGGAAGCTGAGCAGTCGTCGAAGAGTCAGCGGAAAAAGTCCAGAAAGTCGGCGGGAGGTCACAACAGACGTCATAAACAGAGTCATAACATGGAGTTACTGGAACAGCAAGAGCCGGTCCAACAAAGCGTTGTAACACTATATATATCCGGACGAAGACCCGGGGAATTCAGCACTGTCTTATCAACTGTAAATGGCTACGATCACTCTGCTTCATTGCACAAAAGGCAAGCATATTTAAGCATTCATGTGACGAATGCAAATCAATTTCATCCAGAAAAAACTCAATTATCAAGGGATCCCATAGAAATAATCCCAAACGAAGATAGTTCAACTGAATTAACCCGAAGAACAACATCATTAGAGAGCATTGTCGGGGATGTTGATCGTTGGCTATCACAATCGACACGACAGTCAATGGTACCAGAAAATAAGACTACTAAAAATCCGGGctgtataaataatacaagcacaacaatttcttaa
- the LOC108077228 gene encoding uncharacterized protein, protein MSNGVELIIASDNKNKHLEKLKANLSKFYSNFSQQAKPILITQTHHKPLTLSPSTLKNQMMILTLPLNNQNKVIIPDNDKSFVTKICLTTYTYRTSFAINGSPHVENKKMVITNSLTEERKYSHLIPDVTYSKTPELIVGVFPTTYHFYNTFNKDQESLPLVITCKYTITNTITGPDLCISESLLPSQYTNTYFSRILLTRTLYDGNGLQPLETITKENYLTQVVITETPCLSNRDQQIIQPTSIFSKNDNNKLNESFPTESYNQIIKNSVTESDSYLLALNLKQKIKESVKEYLNTYITTSLSILQLPKDIQSNHSLFSSYATKILKSNSTLSTKVKTSKLYNNIINSHSKIISTLNLERLRPMLTAVAQILKKQLINTNMGKTSLTEKPHQTSVTSKNQIIPVNTLYYIPLEQTTKDMGKVAQPYLNVTNKRRENINTFNKNLNTLHIKPPKLHRYTTKISLKQGQSLPILTFSLTRQHFLKTSSDTTYENGFLNTVIPIRPGEVITASGDVIFGRPTILSGNYTTLSNRYLATLKPSIPFLKQRSITNRDDLILKPPPIPLHKQHLVLSRSSHDFIHQSMDAYATLKLKSAFYSNQILDIFRAPQIFSTIIPDTTNYFFKPTLSTHLQQVNLRNYVLSHTINMHAAPITFIREMDAHTIAVRAQHMSSVEIPLLAPKTFDVTLRSKDLATALKYETKSNNISPENFIKGIGIIKYTTPYLPKQVEITEGLKENYDDQNADFSHNSLRVINFVSKKRNEVLRKPLLNDWISISTNLIRETLTKSKISTIIITNSSDNQQESSEYADGNSNIMPYINHNRLSPIRTIKPFNLTFNQEIELQTSLKNNAKYLKIRPVNNSEVKKTFKLLEPSENLQPDAYELLKETSLNLLVPTNAQSSWKSIRFYNLLKPTKTSTMENTIILEPTSKKSLLTIRFKNIHLKSDMYNNKYNSNNNNTNTYNNNNNNNINNNNNNNNNNNNNNNNNNNNNNNNNNNNNNNNNNNNNNNNNNNNNNNNNNNNNNNNNNNNNNNNNNNNNNNNNNNNHHHHHHNHNNDKKNQIKSNNSKNIKSNSSMPILRYKISNSSETDDPLKNIFLFKTVTSKYSEIISLDNTPQKSDINKEKTTINDIIENMERKNADKNDFNKFTITNANSEAFVINYPPKADNYLKTSPDNNCRPPCKSKKNEICVSIMNNDSKLEETQCVCRPSFGRMFPDRPCKPTYTYEMQIQANFEENQYLGQIDVFKSDKILLEAADRMLMQSDLRDIYHNVQLKAVISTKHNDSFIVQFILQLSENSNENQLKSVFQKYLRQSNFSIGNTGLYSSKNGLDLLVIKDFDECISENFNDCSLNAYCFNLIGSYTCSCKNGHIDISDNAQYPGRICSDNTIGCGNCHYNGKCVITERKNVKCKCHSWYAGTKCQINLKIIAICIIISSTILAIFLLFYFLLINTSRKRDKAFNKANTLHSSMITTSESYRNETTSQSSQESYPSLKKCHGVKAISIPNMYNILNVRKAVDNHDKSYQTERSIDLMIPRAKYCWPYISSHHHHRLKNNQDTNRSLPDITWKSEIHIHDLRSNPGRNQGNYSKRSFDVGTHLVPGFKSQNSSKILMSEDVGFKDTTEINDSNTMTERDLGSTFLLPHTHLYKPDQIPCNFSGVKS, encoded by the exons ATGTCCAATGGCGTTGAACTAATAATTGCTAgcgataataaaaataaacatttggaAAAGCTAAAAGCTAATTTGTCGAAATTTTATAGTAATTTTAGTCAGCAAGCGAAACCCATTTTGATAACTCAAACGCACCACAAGCCGTTAACTCTGTCGCCAAGtactttaaaaaatcaaatgatGATTTTAACGCTTCCTTTAAATAATCAG AACAAAGTGATAATTCCCGATAATGATAAATCATTTGTTACCAAAATTTGTCTAACAACCTATACTTACCGCACAAGTTTTGCGATAAATGGTAGTCCGCACGTGGAGAACAAGAAAATGGTTATTACAAATAGCCTAACAGAAGAAAGAAAGTATAGCCATTTAATTCCCGATGTTACGTACTCCAAG actcCGGAACTAATTGTTGGCGTGTTTCCAACCACATATCACTTTTACAACACCTTTAATAAGGACCAGGAGTCGCTGCCTTTAGTGATCACTTGCAAATATACTATAACAAATACAATAACGGGTCCTGATTTATGTATATCTGAAAGCTTGCTACCTTCACAATATACAAACACTTATTTCAGCAGGATATTATTAACGCGAACGTTATATGATGGTAATGGATTGCAACCTCTGGAAACTattacaaaagaaaattatctcACTCAAGTTGTTATTACGGAAACTCCGTGTCTTTCTAACAGAGATCAGCAGATTATTCAACCAACTTCTATATTTAGtaaaaatgataataataaattaaatgaaagttTTCCTACAGAGTCTTACAATcagattattaaaaattctgtTACGGAAAGTGATTCTTATCTATTAGCTTTAAACttaaagcaaaaaattaaagaaagtgtaaaggaatatttaaatacatatattaccACATCTTTATCAATTTTACAACTACCGAAGGATATTCAAAGTAATCATAGCCTTTTTTCAAGTTATGCCACCAAGATTTTAAAGAGCAATAGCACATTAAGCACAAAAGTAAAAACTTCTAAACTCTACAACAACATCATAAATTCGCATTCTAAAATCATAAGCACCTTGAATTTGGAGAGATTAAGACCCATGTTAACTGCTGTAGCGCAAATATTAAagaaacaattaataaatacaaatatggGAAAGACAAGTCTCACAGAAAAGCCCCATCAAACGAGCGTAACaagtaaaaatcaaattattccGGTAAATACGCTATACTATATACCTTTagagcaaacaacaaaagataTGGGCAAAGTAGCACAACCATATTTAAATGTAACAAACAAGCGAAGGgagaatataaatacatttaataaaaacttaaatacttTACATATAAAACCACCCAAGCTTCATCGATATACCACTAAAATCAGCCTCAAACAGGGTCAATCTCTTCCAATACTAACTTTTTCCCTTACTCGACAACACTTTTTGAAGACTTCCTCGGATACAACTTATGAAAATGGCTTTCTTAATACCGTCATACCTATAAGACCTGGTGAAGTGATAACAGCCAGTGGAGATGTTATTTTTGGAAGGCCAACAATACTTTCAGGCAATTATACAACCTTAAGCAACCGTTATCTGGCCACGTTAAAACCAAGTATACCCTTCTTAAAGCAACGATCTATTACCAATCGCGATGATTTGATATTGAAGCCACCGCCAATTCCTCTCCATAAGCAACATCTTGTTTTAAGTAGATCATCCCATGATTTTATTCATCAAAGTATGGATGCATATGCAACTCTAAAATTGAAATCCGCCTTTTATAGCAATCAAATTTTGGATATATTTCGAGCTCCGCAAATATTTAGCACAATAATACCAGATACTaccaattatttttttaagccaaCTTTATCCACACATCTTCAACAGGTAAACCTAAGAAATTACGTCCTTAGTCATACAATTAATATGCATGCGGCCCCCATAACATTTATAAGGGAAATGGATGCCCACACTATAGCTGTTAGAGCTCAACACATGAGTAGTGTCGAAATCCCTCTGTTGGCACCAAAAACATTTGATGTTACTCTTAGAAGTAAGGATTTGGCAACTGCTCTTAAATAtgaaacaaaatcaaataatataagtcctgaaaattttataaaaggaaTAGGTATAATCAAGTATACCACTCCATACCTGCCAAAACAGGTCGAGATTACAGAAGGCCTTAAAGAAAACTATGATGATCAAAATGCCGATTTCTCTCATAATTCTCTTCGCGTAATAAATTTCGTatcgaaaaaaagaaatgaggTTCTACGTAAACCCCTACTAAATGATTGGATTTCAATATCCACAAATTTGATTAGAGAAACTCTAACTAAAAGCAAAATCAGTACAATAATCATTACAAATTCATCAGACAATCAACAAGAAAGTTCAGAATACGCAGATGGGAATTCTAATATAATGCCATACATAAATCATAACAGATTAAGCCCCATTAGAACAATAAAGCCCTTCAATTTGACTTTTAATCAGGAGATTGAGTTGCAAACATCATTAAAGAATAATGCAAAGTATTTGAAAATAAGGCCAGTCAATAATTCTGAAGTTAAAAAAACGTTTAAGTTATTGGAACCCTCTGAAAACTTACAGCCTGATGCTTATGAATTATTAaaagagacttcattaaatttattggtTCCGACAAATGCACAAAGTTCATGGAAAtctattagattttacaatttattaaagcCTACGAAAACTAGCACTATGGAAAACACAATAATATTAGAACCAACCtcaaaaaaaagtttgttaaCAATACGATTCAAAAATATTCACTTGAAATCGGatatgtataataataaatataatagcaacaataataatactaatacttataataataataataataataatattaataataataataataataataataataataataataataataataataataataataataataataataataataataataataataataataataataataataataataataataataataataataataataataataataataataataataataataataataataataataataataataataataataataataataataataataataataataataatcatcatcatcatcatcataatcataataatgATAAGAAGaatcaaattaaaagcaataatagtaaaaatataaaatcaaattctTCTATGCCaattttaagatataaaatCTCAAATTCATCAGAAACAGACGatccattaaaaaatatatttttattcaaaactGTTACCTCAAAATATAGTGAAATAATATCTTTAGACAACACACCACAGAAGTCTGAtatcaataaagaaaaaacaactATAAATGACATAATAGAAAATATGGAAAGAAAAAATGCGGATAAAAACGATTTCAACAAATTCACAATTACTAATGCCAACTCTGaagcttttgttattaattaccCGCCAAAAGctgataattatttaaaaacaagtcCCGATAATAATTGTCGACCACCATGTAAATCGAAAAAGAATGAAATATGTGTATCAATAATGAATAATGACAGTAAATTGGAGGAAACCCAGTGTGTGTGTCGTCCAAGTTTTGGGCGAATGTTTCCGGATCGACCCTGTAAGC ctACCTATACCTATGAAATGCAGATTCAAGCAAATTTCGAGGAAAATCAATATTTGGGGCAGATCGATGTATTCAAAAGTGATAAAATATTATTGGAGGCCGCTGATCGTATGCTTATGCAATCGGACCTTCGCGATATTTATCATAATGTTCAATTAAAAGCGGTTATTTCTACGAAACATAATGATTCTTTTATTGTTCAATTTATATTGCAG ctCTCAGAAAACAGTAATGAAAATCAACTGAAAtctgtttttcaaaaatacTTACGACAAAGTAACTTTAGTATAGGAAATACTGGATTGTATTCCTCAAAGAATGGACTGGatttattagttattaaag ATTTCGATGAATGCATTTCGGAAAACTTTAATGACTGTTCCCTGAATGCCTATTGTTTTAACTTAATTGGTAGCTATACCTGCAGTTGCAAGAATGGTCATATAGATATATCAGATAATGCTCAATATCCTGGACGAATTTGCTCAGACAATACCATTGGATGCGGTAATTGCCATTATAATGGAAAGTGTGTTATTACAGAGAGAAAGAATGTGAAATGCAAGTGTCATTCCTGGTATGCTGGAACGAAGTGCCAAATTAATCTTAAGATTATAGcaatttgtataattattaGCAGTACAATATTGGCTATATTtctactattttattttttactaatAAACACTAGTAGGAAAAGAGACAAAGCATTTAATAAAGCCAACACATTACATTCTAGTATGATAACAACATCAGAAAGTTATAGAAATGAAACTACAAGTCAATCCAGTCAGGAGTCCTACCCCTCTCTAAAG AAATGCCATGGAGTAAAGGCCATTTCGATACCTAATAtgtacaatattttaaatgttagaAAGGCAGTTGATAATCATGACAAATCCTATCAAACTGAACGATCTATTGATCTCATGATTCCACGTGCTAAATATTGCTGGCCGTATATCTCttctcatcatcatcatcgtttAAAAAACAACCAAGATACTAATAGATCATTGCCAGATATAACATGGAAAAGTGAAATACATATTCATGATCTAAGATCGAATCCAGGCCGAAATCAAGGGAATTATTCAAAAAGATCTTTTGATGTAGGAACACACCTTGTGCCTGGGTTTAAGTCGCAAAATTCCTCTAAAATTCTAAT gtCAGAAGACGTCGGATTCAAAGACACCACGGAAATCAAT